In the Acropora muricata isolate sample 2 chromosome 1, ASM3666990v1, whole genome shotgun sequence genome, one interval contains:
- the LOC136919910 gene encoding trace amine-associated receptor 8b-like, with amino-acid sequence MANHSQQQIETSSNSTRTCSTECIAWLTVFGIEALAIVMLNALVLIVYLKEHSLRKRSMYLVINQAFADMFTGASIFFYFSIWASILELWTINPPLSDELTFLIMVLANVSPVASLLNLVAISMERTHATFRPFKHRLFKKKFFGAAAAIVWIAAGAYSTGIIRQFTFTSLFSKRGRIIYISYISISLLCLLTIIVSYSSIAIKIVYGTQSHHRSATSRERKLTKTLFIVTIVSLLLTLPFFIVHLCFSLYLYTYKPFHFAFSSYFLFFANSLVNPLFYTVRIPEFRRALVSILQRRSKAQSAPGFPLNEM; translated from the coding sequence atggctaatcactctcagcaacaaatcgaaacttcatctAACTCGACGCGTACGTGTTCTACTGAGTGCATTGCCTGGTTAACAGTGTTTGGCATTGAGGCTCTTGCTATAGTGATGTTAAATGCACTTGTATTaattgtttacctgaaagagcaCAGCCTTCGCAAGCGTAGcatgtacttagtgatcaaccAAGCTTTTGCTGATATGTTTACAGGGGCCAGcatcttcttttatttttcaatttggGCATCCATTTTGGAACTTTGGACGATCAATCCGCCGCTTAGTGACGAGTTAACTTTTCTTATCATGGTCTTAGCGAATGTCTCGCCCGTAGCATCATTACTTAACCTGGTAGCTATTTCCATGGAGCGaacgcacgcaacgtttcgtccgtTCAAGCATCGTCTCTTCAAAAAGAAATTCTTTGGAGCCGCTGCTGCTATTGTTTGGATTGCAGCTGGGGCATATTCAACTGGCATTATCCGACAATTTACCTTTACATCTCTATTTTCTAAACGAGGCCGCATCATTTATATATCATACATATCGATTTCTTTGCTTTGCCTTTTAACTATTATTGTTTCTTATTCGtctatagctataaaaattgtctatGGAACTCAGTCTCACCACCGTAGTGCaaccagtagagaaagaaaattgaccaagaccCTGTTCATTGTGACAATTGTATCTTTACTGCTGACGCTGCCATTCTTTATTGTCCATTTATGTTTCTCTCTTTATTTATATACTTATAAACCTTttcattttgcattttcttcgtactttttgttttttgcaaactctcttgtcaatccactTTTTTATACTGTTAGAATTCCAGAGTTTAGAAGAGCTCTGGTTTCTATTTTGCAACGTAGATCCAAAGCACAGTCTGCTCCGGGCTTCCCTCTAAACGAGATGTAA